In Sphingobacterium zeae, one genomic interval encodes:
- a CDS encoding MFS transporter, with protein sequence MIQEKSSRPIFSILFAVSMVHLLNDMIQGVIPATYPLLKEEHHLSFSQVGMITMVYQIAASIFQPVVGSFTDKRPVPYSQIIGMSFSLLGMLLFSKANSYEWILCSVFLVGVGSSIFHPESSRVAYMASGGRRSMAQSIFQIGGNAGTAMAPIIVAFLILPRGQQAIAWMCLFTIIGQFISYYIGSWYKEKLRNTAKSTKRAIRVPDLPNGRIVMTVIILLLLIVSKYFYIASITNYFQFYTIKKFGISEVEAQVYLFYFLIAVAVGTLLGGAFGDRFGRKYVIWFSVLGVAPFALALPYVGLTMTGILIVIIGLILSSAFPAIIVYAQELLPKKLGMVSGLFYGFAFGMGGIGSAVLGWQADHTSVEFIYHLCSYLPLIGIVAYFLPDLQKTQYKEI encoded by the coding sequence ATGATACAAGAAAAATCGAGTAGACCTATCTTTTCAATTTTATTTGCCGTAAGCATGGTGCACCTTTTGAATGACATGATTCAGGGAGTGATACCAGCAACATATCCCTTGCTCAAAGAAGAACATCATCTGAGCTTTTCGCAGGTTGGGATGATCACAATGGTCTATCAGATAGCAGCATCAATATTCCAGCCTGTTGTGGGCTCATTTACAGACAAACGTCCTGTTCCATATTCGCAGATTATCGGAATGTCTTTTTCCCTTCTTGGTATGCTTTTATTTTCAAAAGCAAACAGTTATGAATGGATCTTATGTTCAGTCTTTCTCGTTGGGGTTGGATCCTCAATTTTTCATCCCGAATCGTCTCGCGTAGCTTACATGGCGTCAGGTGGAAGAAGGAGTATGGCGCAATCTATTTTTCAGATCGGCGGAAATGCGGGGACCGCTATGGCCCCAATTATTGTCGCTTTTTTGATTTTACCGAGAGGGCAACAAGCAATCGCATGGATGTGCCTATTCACAATCATTGGCCAATTTATATCTTATTATATCGGGAGCTGGTATAAAGAAAAGCTTCGAAATACAGCTAAATCGACCAAGCGAGCGATACGCGTGCCAGATTTACCTAATGGGCGGATCGTTATGACTGTGATTATCCTCCTACTGTTGATCGTATCAAAATATTTTTATATCGCAAGTATCACAAATTACTTTCAGTTTTATACCATTAAAAAATTTGGAATTAGTGAAGTAGAAGCTCAGGTTTATCTCTTTTATTTTCTTATTGCAGTTGCTGTCGGAACCCTATTAGGAGGAGCATTTGGTGATCGATTTGGCCGAAAATATGTTATCTGGTTTTCTGTATTGGGCGTTGCACCATTTGCATTGGCATTACCGTATGTCGGACTTACTATGACGGGAATATTGATCGTCATAATCGGTTTAATTTTATCATCAGCTTTTCCAGCGATTATTGTTTATGCACAGGAGCTATTGCCGAAAAAACTAGGTATGGTTTCAGGTCTATTTTATGGCTTTGCATTTGGAATGGGCGGAATAGGATCAGCTGTACTAGGTTGGCAGGCAGATCACACTTCTGTCGAGTTTATTTATCACTTATGTTCTTATCTTCCCTTGATCGGTATCGTAGCTTATTTTCTTCCCGATCTGCAAAAAACGCAATACAAAGAGATTTAA
- a CDS encoding SGNH/GDSL hydrolase family protein has product MNTNRRSFIKKSIIGTGLLSGASLLGNEVFAHESTSSASKISLNNDDIILFQGDSITDVGRDRNNRNANDTGALGHGYALLAASQLLNKYPAKNLKVYNTGISGNRVPDLQKRWQEDTLAIKPTVLSILIGVNDFWRTIDRGAQTTVDEYKSQYQQLLHETLQKLPNVKLIIGEPFAVKGVGHITDAWYPKFLAYQESARDIAKEFGGILIPYQKIFDNAQKSAPGAYWAADGVHPTLAGAQMMASAWMECIK; this is encoded by the coding sequence ATGAATACGAACCGCAGATCATTTATCAAGAAAAGTATCATTGGCACCGGGCTTTTAAGTGGCGCCAGTTTACTAGGAAACGAAGTTTTCGCCCATGAATCAACATCCAGTGCCTCAAAAATAAGTTTAAATAACGACGACATTATTTTATTTCAGGGCGACTCCATTACAGATGTGGGTCGGGATAGGAATAACAGAAATGCCAATGACACTGGTGCGTTGGGTCACGGTTACGCTTTATTGGCCGCTAGTCAACTTTTAAATAAATATCCAGCAAAGAACCTCAAAGTTTATAACACAGGTATCAGTGGCAACCGTGTACCAGACCTACAAAAGCGTTGGCAGGAAGACACATTGGCCATTAAACCAACAGTATTAAGCATTCTGATTGGTGTAAACGACTTTTGGCGCACGATTGATCGGGGAGCACAAACTACAGTTGATGAATATAAATCCCAATATCAACAGTTATTGCATGAGACGCTACAAAAGCTCCCAAATGTCAAACTGATCATTGGAGAACCCTTTGCGGTCAAAGGGGTGGGCCACATTACTGATGCTTGGTATCCAAAATTCTTGGCTTATCAAGAATCTGCCCGTGATATAGCAAAAGAATTTGGGGGAATCTTAATTCCCTATCAGAAAATATTTGATAATGCTCAAAAGAGTGCTCCTGGTGCGTACTGGGCAGCAGATGGAGTTCACCCCACACTTGCTGGCGCACAGATGATGGCATCGGCATGGATGGAATGCATTAAATAA
- a CDS encoding aspartate aminotransferase family protein: protein MLSRFNELEDLTKITEKTAAIILEAIQGEAGVRVPDIAYMQAVRKRCDETGTLLIFDEIQTGFGRTGRLFAFEHFDIVPDILMLAKGIGGGMPLGAFVAAKEVMDVIKDNPMLGHITTFGGHPVSCAAARASLAVIKTENLVEQVERKALLFKERLKHPAIKEIRGLGLMMCLQLHSFDQVYNVSRYCAENGVMIDWYLHCETALRVAPPLTITELEIEKACNILVKGLEKYA, encoded by the coding sequence ATTTTATCGAGATTTAATGAGCTGGAAGACCTAACAAAGATTACCGAAAAAACTGCTGCTATTATACTCGAAGCTATTCAGGGGGAAGCTGGTGTTCGGGTACCAGACATCGCTTACATGCAAGCCGTCAGAAAACGCTGTGATGAAACTGGTACCTTGCTCATCTTTGATGAGATCCAAACTGGCTTCGGCCGGACAGGCCGTCTTTTCGCTTTTGAACATTTTGATATTGTCCCCGATATCTTGATGCTCGCCAAAGGCATCGGTGGCGGTATGCCTTTGGGTGCATTTGTTGCAGCAAAGGAAGTGATGGATGTTATTAAAGATAATCCTATGCTGGGGCACATCACCACTTTTGGTGGCCACCCTGTGAGCTGTGCCGCCGCTCGCGCTTCTTTAGCGGTGATCAAAACAGAAAATTTAGTTGAGCAAGTAGAGAGAAAAGCTCTTTTATTCAAAGAAAGGCTCAAGCACCCTGCGATCAAAGAAATTCGCGGATTAGGTCTTATGATGTGTCTTCAACTGCACTCTTTTGATCAGGTTTACAATGTGAGCAGGTACTGTGCTGAGAATGGGGTAATGATTGATTGGTATCTGCATTGTGAAACGGCCCTGCGTGTAGCTCCGCCATTGACGATTACAGAACTTGAAATCGAAAAAGCGTGTAACATCCTTGTAAAAGGTTTGGAAAAGTATGCTTAA
- a CDS encoding aminotransferase class III-fold pyridoxal phosphate-dependent enzyme, which produces MLSNRELFLMNTAQTSSSPRLVEVVKAEGVYLYGPNGEEYMDLVSGFNVSNIGHRHPKVLEAINSQLDKYLHVTVYGEFVQVPQVQFATELLAELPAHFQSVYFTNSGTEAVEGSMKIAKKYTGRRQIIAAKKAYHGSTQGALSLIGNDAYRQAYAPLLPEIDFIEI; this is translated from the coding sequence ATGTTAAGCAACAGAGAATTATTTTTAATGAATACTGCTCAAACATCTAGCTCCCCTAGATTGGTTGAAGTGGTAAAGGCTGAAGGTGTTTACCTTTATGGCCCCAATGGAGAAGAATACATGGATTTAGTCTCCGGATTTAATGTCAGTAATATAGGCCATCGTCATCCAAAAGTGTTAGAGGCCATAAATTCACAATTAGATAAATACTTACATGTTACCGTTTATGGTGAATTTGTACAGGTTCCTCAAGTGCAGTTTGCAACAGAATTACTTGCTGAACTCCCTGCTCATTTTCAATCTGTTTACTTCACTAACAGCGGGACTGAAGCGGTAGAGGGTTCCATGAAAATAGCAAAGAAATACACTGGCCGGAGGCAGATTATAGCTGCAAAAAAAGCCTATCATGGCAGCACACAGGGTGCACTCAGTCTGATTGGAAACGACGCGTATCGTCAAGCGTATGCTCCTCTCCTACCCGAGATAGATTTTATCGAGATTTAA